One Elephas maximus indicus isolate mEleMax1 chromosome X, mEleMax1 primary haplotype, whole genome shotgun sequence DNA segment encodes these proteins:
- the GPR119 gene encoding glucose-dependent insulinotropic receptor yields the protein MESSFSFGVVLAVLASLIIAANALVAVVMMLLIHKNDGVGLCFTLNLAVADTLIGVAISGLVTDQISSPARSTQKTLCSLRMAFVTSSSAASVLTVMLIAFDRYLAIKQPLRYFQIMSGLMAGACIAGLWLVSYFIGFLPLGVPVFQQTTYQGPCSFFAVFHPRFVLTLFCVGFFPALLLFVFFYCNMLKIASVHSQQIRKMEHAGAVAGAYRPPRTPNDFKAIRTVAVLIGSFTLSWAPFFITGIVQVACQGCHLYLVLERYLWLLGVGNSLLNPLIYAYWQKEVRQQLYQMALGVKKGLTSLLLLLSARNGGPEGPRESSCHIVTISHPQLDA from the coding sequence ATGGaatcatctttctcctttggagtggtCCTTGCTGTCCTGGCCTCCCTCATCATTGCTGCAAATGCACTAGTGGCCGTGGTTATGATGTTGCTGATTCACAAAAACGATGGTGTGGGTCTCTGCTTCACCTTGAATCTGGCtgtggctgacaccttgattggCGTGGCTATCTCTGGCTTAGTCACAGACCAGATTTCCAGCCCTGCTCGGTCCACGCAGAAGACCCTGTGCAGCCTTCGGATGGCATTTGTCACTTCCTCCTCAGCGGCCTCTGTCCTCACGGTCATGCTGATCGCCTTTGACAGGTACCTTGCCATCAAGCAGCCCCTCCGCTACTTCCAGATCATGAGTGGGCTCATGGCTGGGGCCTGCATTGCTGGGCTGTGGTTGGTGTCTTACTTCATTGGCTTCCTCCCACTCGGAGTCCCTGTATTCCAGCAGACCACCTACCAGGGGCCCTGCAGCTTCTTTGCTGTGTTTCACCCTCGCTTCGTGCTGACCCTCTTCTGTGTTGGCTTCTTCCCAGCCCTGCTCCTCTTCGTCTTCTTCTACTGCAACATGCTCAAGATTGCCTCCGTGCACAGCCAGCAGATCCGAAAGATGGAGCATGCGGGGGCCGTGGCTGGAGCTTACCGGCCCCCACGGACTCCCAACGACTTCAAGGCCATCCGCACTGTGGCTGTTCTAATTGGGAGCTTCACTCTGTCCTGGGCCCCCTTCTTTATCACCGGCATTGTGCAGGTGGCCTGCCAGGGCTGCCACCTCTACCTAGTGCTGGAACGGTACCTGTGGCTCCTCGGTGTGGGCAACTCCCTGCTcaacccactcatctatgcctacTGGCAGAAGGAGGTGAGGCAGCAGCTCTACCAGATGGCCCTGGGAGTGAAGAAGGGACTCACCtcactcctcctccttctctctgccAGGAATGGTGGCCCTGAGGGGCCTAGGGAAAGTTCCTGTCACATCGTCACTATCTCCCACCCACAGCTTGATGCCTAA